A genomic window from Oceanobacillus timonensis includes:
- the fliE gene encoding flagellar hook-basal body complex protein FliE, whose translation MNTIGTGLPPVSRMEEGQSSQLTPSQAQSNFSSMLKNAVEDLNHMQLESDKKTEGLANGSVENLHDVMISAQKASVALETGVQVQSKAIDAYNEIMRMQV comes from the coding sequence ATGAATACGATTGGAACAGGTCTCCCTCCGGTAAGCCGAATGGAAGAAGGTCAATCTTCGCAGTTAACTCCAAGTCAAGCGCAGAGTAATTTCTCTTCTATGTTAAAAAACGCTGTAGAGGATTTGAATCACATGCAATTGGAATCAGATAAGAAAACAGAAGGATTAGCTAATGGCAGCGTAGAAAACCTCCACGATGTAATGATTTCAGCCCAAAAAGCAAGTGTTGCATTGGAAACAGGTGTACAAGTACAAAGTAAAGCAATTGATGCATACAATGAAATCATGCGTATGCAAGTATAA
- the flgC gene encoding flagellar basal body rod protein FlgC: MSIFQSMNSSASGLTSQRLRMDLVSSNLANAQTTRATQNADGEFEPYRRKMATFGTGQPSFKQMLKHAEGNNASGGGVQATSITEDQTPFELVYNPEHPDANEEGYVEMPNVDPLKEMVDLMSASRSYEANVTAFNASKGMLTKTLEIGQ, from the coding sequence ATGTCTATCTTTCAATCAATGAATTCCAGCGCTAGTGGTTTGACCTCACAGAGACTGCGTATGGACCTGGTCTCTTCCAATCTGGCAAACGCACAGACAACCCGGGCAACACAAAACGCAGACGGGGAATTCGAACCATATCGCCGGAAAATGGCTACATTTGGAACGGGTCAGCCATCATTTAAGCAAATGTTAAAACATGCAGAAGGAAACAATGCTTCCGGCGGCGGTGTGCAGGCTACAAGTATTACAGAAGATCAGACACCGTTTGAACTTGTATATAACCCGGAACATCCGGATGCGAATGAGGAAGGTTATGTAGAAATGCCTAACGTCGATCCATTAAAAGAAATGGTAGATTTAATGAGTGCCTCCCGTTCATATGAAGCAAATGTAACAGCATTTAATGCGAGTAAAGGAATGCTGACGAAAACATTAGAAATAGGTCAATAA
- the flgB gene encoding flagellar basal body rod protein FlgB: MNLFSGTIDQLENSIQYASAKNNAISNNISNADTPNYKADQVTFKSALENEMAGLQTKTTNERHLNSSGEDNKPYRISKDTSTTYNHNGNNVDMDKEMSELAKNQIYYNSLIDRMNGKFNSLQSVIRGGN; this comes from the coding sequence ATGAATCTGTTTAGTGGAACGATTGATCAATTAGAAAATTCGATACAGTATGCTTCTGCAAAAAATAATGCTATTTCAAATAACATTTCAAATGCAGATACACCAAATTATAAAGCTGATCAAGTAACGTTTAAATCAGCTTTGGAAAATGAAATGGCCGGTCTTCAGACAAAAACAACCAATGAACGTCATTTGAATTCTAGCGGGGAAGATAACAAGCCGTACCGTATTTCAAAAGATACATCAACTACATATAATCATAATGGTAATAACGTCGATATGGATAAAGAAATGTCCGAACTGGCTAAAAATCAAATCTATTATAATAGTTTGATCGATCGTATGAATGGCAAATTTAACAGCCTGCAATCAGTTATCCGGGGAGGAAATTAA
- the codY gene encoding GTP-sensing pleiotropic transcriptional regulator CodY: MDLLTRARKINAMLQTATGKSVNFNEMSASLRDVIRGNVYIVSRRGKLLGVGVNQEVENDRMKTMLEEKQFPEEYTEGLQEIRETTPNLDINNKHTVFPVENKELFKDGYTTIVPIIGGGERLGTLIIGRVNETFNDDDLLLAEYGATVVGMEILHEKTEEIEMEARSKAVVQMAISSLSYSELEAIDHIFEELNGKEGLLVASKIADRVGITRSVIVNALRKLESAGVIESRSLGMKGTYIKVLNDKFLVELEKIRTR, from the coding sequence ATGGATTTACTAACAAGAGCACGAAAAATTAACGCTATGTTACAAACAGCAACAGGAAAGTCGGTAAACTTTAATGAAATGTCAGCATCATTACGTGATGTGATTCGCGGGAACGTATATATAGTCAGTCGTCGCGGGAAACTATTAGGAGTTGGCGTAAACCAGGAAGTAGAAAATGATCGTATGAAAACGATGCTTGAAGAAAAGCAATTCCCTGAAGAATATACAGAAGGGTTACAAGAAATTCGTGAAACTACTCCAAACCTGGATATTAATAACAAGCACACGGTGTTCCCTGTTGAAAATAAAGAATTGTTCAAAGATGGGTATACGACAATCGTCCCAATTATTGGTGGCGGTGAACGTTTAGGAACATTAATTATCGGTCGTGTGAACGAAACATTTAATGACGATGATTTATTACTAGCTGAATATGGCGCAACTGTAGTAGGCATGGAGATTCTTCATGAAAAAACAGAAGAAATTGAAATGGAAGCCCGCAGTAAAGCTGTTGTACAAATGGCAATCAGTTCCCTCTCTTATAGTGAACTGGAAGCAATTGACCATATTTTTGAAGAGCTGAATGGAAAAGAAGGCTTGCTGGTAGCAAGTAAAATTGCTGACCGTGTAGGTATTACACGTTCTGTTATCGTTAATGCACTGCGTAAATTGGAAAGTGCAGGCGTCATCGAATCCCGCTCTCTGGGTATGAAAGGAACGTATATTAAAGTATTAAACGACAAATTCCTGGTAGAATTAGAAAAAATTCGTACACGGTAA
- the hslU gene encoding ATP-dependent protease ATPase subunit HslU → MTVDLTPKQIVNKLDRYIIGQKQAKKSVAVALRNRYRRMKLDENFRDEVVPKNILMMGPTGVGKTEIARRLAILVGAPFVKVEATKFTEVGYVGRDVESMVRDLVEKAVRMVKEEKMEDVMDLAEQEANQKLVKLLVPQTKSKSSMKNPFEMLFQAADSDEDQEEDVSDEETEMKSKRKRTAHQLALGELEDHYVSIEIEEIPPSMFDMLQGSGMEQMGMNMQDAFGQFMPKKKKKRKLTVSEARKVLTKQEAQKLVDMDEVAQEAIKRSERAGIIFIDEIDKVAGKQEGSANVSREGVQRDILPIVEGSTVTTKHGTLKTDHILFVAAGAFHMSKPSDLIPELQGRFPIRVELENLTINEFKQILIEPSNALLKQYKQMLETEGIKLKFTDEAIERLAQIAYDVNQNTDNIGARRLHTILEKLLEDLSYEAPDISMTEVEITEGYVDDKLSTIAQNKDLSQFIL, encoded by the coding sequence ATGACGGTGGACTTAACGCCAAAACAAATTGTGAATAAGTTAGATCGTTATATTATCGGACAAAAGCAGGCGAAAAAATCGGTGGCTGTTGCTTTAAGGAACCGCTACAGACGGATGAAGCTGGACGAAAATTTCCGGGATGAAGTTGTTCCTAAAAATATTTTAATGATGGGCCCGACAGGCGTAGGAAAAACCGAAATTGCCAGACGCCTGGCAATACTGGTTGGTGCGCCATTTGTTAAAGTAGAGGCTACAAAGTTTACAGAAGTCGGTTATGTCGGCAGAGATGTTGAATCCATGGTGCGCGATTTGGTAGAAAAAGCAGTCCGAATGGTAAAAGAGGAAAAGATGGAAGATGTCATGGACTTAGCAGAGCAAGAAGCCAATCAGAAACTTGTAAAATTACTCGTTCCACAAACGAAATCAAAAAGTTCTATGAAAAACCCCTTCGAAATGCTATTCCAAGCTGCGGATTCAGATGAAGATCAAGAGGAAGATGTTTCTGATGAAGAAACAGAAATGAAATCGAAAAGAAAGCGGACTGCGCACCAGTTAGCTTTAGGTGAGTTAGAAGACCATTATGTTTCTATTGAAATAGAAGAAATTCCGCCTTCCATGTTTGATATGCTGCAAGGTTCGGGAATGGAACAAATGGGGATGAATATGCAGGATGCTTTTGGACAGTTCATGCCCAAGAAGAAAAAGAAACGGAAATTAACAGTTTCAGAGGCGAGGAAAGTGTTGACCAAACAGGAAGCACAAAAGCTTGTCGATATGGATGAGGTCGCTCAGGAGGCAATTAAACGTTCGGAACGGGCTGGTATCATTTTCATTGATGAAATTGATAAAGTAGCCGGCAAACAGGAAGGGTCTGCGAATGTTTCCAGAGAAGGTGTGCAAAGGGATATCTTGCCGATTGTGGAAGGTTCAACTGTCACTACCAAACATGGAACGTTAAAAACCGATCACATTCTGTTTGTTGCAGCAGGAGCTTTTCATATGTCGAAACCTTCTGACTTAATTCCTGAACTGCAAGGCAGATTTCCAATCCGCGTAGAGTTGGAAAATTTAACAATCAATGAATTTAAACAGATTTTAATAGAACCTTCTAATGCTTTATTGAAACAATATAAGCAAATGTTGGAAACAGAAGGTATAAAACTTAAATTTACGGACGAAGCTATAGAAAGACTTGCGCAAATAGCTTATGATGTCAACCAGAATACAGATAATATCGGAGCGCGTAGATTGCACACAATCCTGGAAAAACTATTAGAAGACCTATCCTATGAAGCTCCTGATATTTCAATGACAGAAGTTGAAATTACGGAAGGGTATGTTGACGATAAGCTTTCGACGATTGCTCAGAACAAAGATCTCAGCCAATTTATACTATAA
- the hslV gene encoding ATP-dependent protease subunit HslV, with protein sequence MDYEMHATTIFAVQHDGKCAMSGDGQVTLGNSVIMKHTAKKVRTLYNGKVLAGFAGSVADAFTLFEKFEGKLQAFHGNLTRAAVELAQEWRSDKVLRKLEAMLIVMNKESMYLVSGTGEVIEPDDGILAIGSGGNYALSAGRALLQKAPGLSAAEIAQTALEVAGDICVFTNDQITLEVLE encoded by the coding sequence ATGGATTACGAGATGCATGCCACTACCATATTTGCAGTACAGCATGATGGAAAATGTGCCATGAGTGGTGATGGTCAAGTGACATTAGGTAACTCTGTCATTATGAAACATACCGCAAAAAAAGTGAGAACTTTATATAATGGAAAAGTTCTGGCTGGTTTTGCCGGATCTGTGGCAGATGCTTTCACATTATTTGAGAAATTTGAAGGGAAATTACAGGCTTTTCATGGCAATTTGACAAGAGCTGCTGTGGAACTAGCACAAGAGTGGCGTTCTGATAAAGTTCTCAGGAAGCTGGAAGCGATGCTGATTGTGATGAATAAAGAAAGTATGTATCTTGTCTCGGGAACAGGTGAAGTTATTGAACCGGATGATGGTATTTTGGCTATCGGTTCTGGAGGCAATTACGCCTTAAGTGCCGGCAGAGCATTGCTTCAAAAAGCCCCCGGGTTATCTGCTGCGGAAATTGCGCAAACTGCACTGGAAGTAGCGGGAGATATTTGTGTGTTTACAAATGATCAGATTACATTAGAAGTATTGGAATAG
- the xerC gene encoding tyrosine recombinase XerC codes for MDEFIAYLQIEKNASPYTVQYYRTDLETFGAFMQREEVNDLKDVSYREVRVFLTELYQDGLSRRSVSRKISSLRSFYRFLERENFVTENPFSQLSLPKSEKPVPGFLYEEELEKLFCVSDVQTDLGQRDQALLEILYGTGIRVSECQQLRLQDIDFSIGTIFVKGKGRKERYVPFGSFAEAALEKYLLYGRKNLLNKSNSITENVFLNARGNPITTRGIRTVLDKIVEKASINIHVHPHKLRHTFATHMLNEGADLRSVQELLGHESLSSTQIYTHVSKEHLKKAYMKSHPRANDKN; via the coding sequence ATGGATGAATTTATAGCGTATTTGCAAATTGAAAAAAATGCCTCACCGTATACTGTTCAATATTATCGGACGGATTTAGAAACATTTGGAGCTTTTATGCAAAGAGAAGAAGTAAACGATTTGAAAGATGTAAGCTACCGGGAAGTCCGGGTATTTCTTACAGAATTATATCAGGATGGATTAAGCAGAAGGTCCGTTTCCAGAAAAATTTCTTCGTTAAGGAGTTTTTACCGATTTTTGGAACGGGAAAATTTTGTGACGGAGAATCCATTTTCACAGCTTTCACTCCCTAAATCAGAAAAACCTGTTCCGGGCTTTTTGTATGAAGAGGAGCTGGAGAAGCTTTTTTGTGTGAGTGATGTGCAGACGGATTTAGGCCAGCGTGACCAGGCGCTGCTGGAAATTCTGTATGGTACTGGAATCCGTGTCAGTGAGTGTCAGCAATTGCGCTTGCAGGATATTGATTTTTCAATCGGAACTATTTTTGTAAAAGGAAAAGGGCGAAAAGAGCGTTATGTTCCTTTTGGCAGTTTCGCGGAAGCGGCTTTAGAAAAGTACCTGCTATACGGAAGAAAAAATTTACTGAATAAATCAAATAGCATAACGGAGAATGTATTTCTAAATGCAAGAGGAAACCCGATAACAACCAGAGGCATTCGAACTGTATTAGATAAAATAGTAGAAAAAGCTTCTATAAATATTCATGTACATCCCCATAAGCTCAGGCATACCTTTGCAACACATATGTTAAATGAGGGAGCTGACTTAAGGTCTGTACAGGAACTGTTAGGACATGAAAGTTTATCCTCTACACAAATATACACGCATGTTTCTAAAGAGCATCTGAAGAAGGCTTATATGAAAAGCCATCCGCGCGCAAATGATAAAAATTAG